One segment of Ziziphus jujuba cultivar Dongzao chromosome 12, ASM3175591v1 DNA contains the following:
- the LOC132799217 gene encoding flavonoid 3',5'-methyltransferase-like — MAENLDKEKNILKSQALLEYILEKNAYPREHEQLKGLREATVKKYNEHAILGVPADEGLLLSMFLKVMNAKNTLEVGVFTGYSLLATALALPADGKVTAIDIDREAYEVGLPFIRAAGVEHKINFIQSDGVAALNELVNNGENEGAFDFAFMDAKKEDYIKYFEALLKLVKVGGVIAFDNTLWYGSVAEADEKFSSFTREIKKHVLKINEILANDPRIESSLVSIGDGVTFCRRLY; from the exons ATGGCAGAAAATTTGGATAAGGAGAAGAACATACTCAAAAGCCAAGCCCTTTTGGAA TACATACTCGAGAAAAACGCTTATCCAAGAGAACATGAACAATTGAAGGGATTGAGAGAAGCCACCGTCAAGAAATATAACGAACATGC GATATTGGGTGTGCCAGCAGATGAAGGGCTGCTCTTATCAATGTTTCTGAAAGTTATGAATGCAAAAAATACACTGGAAGTTGGAGTCTTCACTGGCTACTCTCTTCTTGCGACAGCTCTTGCGTTACCTGCTGATGGCAAA GTAACAGCCATTGATATAGATAGAGAAGCCTATGAGGTGGGATTGCCGTTCATTAGGGCAGCTGGTGTAGAACATAAAATTAACTTCATTCAATCAGACGGCGTCGCTGCCCTAAACGAGCTCGTTAACAAT GGAGAAAATGAAGGTGCATTTGATTTTGCATTTATGGATGCTAAAAAAGAGGactacataaaatattttgagGCACTTTTGAAACTTGTAAAGGTTGGTGGAGTAATAGCATTCGACAACACCCTATGGTATGGTTCAGTGGCAGAGGCTGATGAGAAATTTAGCAGCTTTACTAGGGAAATCAAAAAACATGTGTTGAAGATAAATGAGATTCTAGCCAACGATCCTCGTATTGAATCCTCTCTAGTTTCAATTGGGGATGGAGTTACCTTCTGCAGGCGTCTTTATTAG
- the LOC132799165 gene encoding putative caffeoyl-CoA O-methyltransferase At1g67980 isoform X2 — protein sequence MAENLEEEKNILKSQALLEYILEKNAYPREHEQLKRLREATVKKYKELGILGVPADEGLLLSMFLKVMNAKNTLEVGVFTGYSLLATALALPADGKITAIDIDREAYEVGLPFIRAAGVEHKINFIQSDGVAALNELINDMLNRCSIHNHKTEFCGTDAQFTTKKQSFVDTTRPTSFAYLCQFLSFYKLFMHGAEPITNGNNHCRLQSF from the exons ATGGCAGAAAATTTGGAGGAGGAGAAGAACATACTCAAAAGCCAAGCGCTTTTGGAG TACATACTTGAGAAAAACGCTTACCCAAGAGAACATGAACAATTGAAGAGATTGAGAGAAGCCACCGTCAAGAAATATAAAGAACTTGg GATATTGGGTGTGCCAGCAGATGAAGGGCTGCTCTTATCAATGTTTCTGAAAGTTATGAATGCAAAAAATACACTGGAAGTTGGAGTCTTCACTGGCTACTCTCTTCTTGCAACCGCTCTTGCGTTGCCTGCTGATGGCAAA ATAACAGCCATTGATATAGATAGAGAAGCCTATGAGGTGGGATTGCCGTTCATTAGGGCAGCTGGTGTAGAACATAAAATTAACTTCATTCAATCAGACGGCGTCGCTGCCCTAAACGAGCTCATTAACGAT ATGTTGAACAGATGCTCAATTCACAACCATAAAACAGAGTTTTGTGGAACAGATGCTCAATTCACAACCAAGAAACAGAGCTTTGTGGATACGACAAGACCGACCAGCTTTGCCTACTTGTGCCAAttcctttccttttataaattattcatgCATGGGGCAGAGCCAATAACAAATGGAAATAATCATTGCCGTTTACAGTCCTTTTAA
- the LOC132799165 gene encoding flavonoid 3',5'-methyltransferase-like isoform X1, which produces MAENLEEEKNILKSQALLEYILEKNAYPREHEQLKRLREATVKKYKELGILGVPADEGLLLSMFLKVMNAKNTLEVGVFTGYSLLATALALPADGKITAIDIDREAYEVGLPFIRAAGVEHKINFIQSDGVAALNELINDGENEGAFDFAFVDAKKEDYIKYYEALLKLVKVGGVIAFDNTLWYGSVAEADEKFNSFTRENKKHVLKINEILANDPRIESSLVSIGDGVTFCRRLY; this is translated from the exons ATGGCAGAAAATTTGGAGGAGGAGAAGAACATACTCAAAAGCCAAGCGCTTTTGGAG TACATACTTGAGAAAAACGCTTACCCAAGAGAACATGAACAATTGAAGAGATTGAGAGAAGCCACCGTCAAGAAATATAAAGAACTTGg GATATTGGGTGTGCCAGCAGATGAAGGGCTGCTCTTATCAATGTTTCTGAAAGTTATGAATGCAAAAAATACACTGGAAGTTGGAGTCTTCACTGGCTACTCTCTTCTTGCAACCGCTCTTGCGTTGCCTGCTGATGGCAAA ATAACAGCCATTGATATAGATAGAGAAGCCTATGAGGTGGGATTGCCGTTCATTAGGGCAGCTGGTGTAGAACATAAAATTAACTTCATTCAATCAGACGGCGTCGCTGCCCTAAACGAGCTCATTAACGAT GGAGAAAATGAAGGAGCATTTGATTTTGCATTTGTCGATGCTAAAAAAGAGGactacataaaatattatgaggCACTTTTGAAACTTGTAAAGGTTGGTGGAGTAATAGCATTTGATAACACCCTATGGTATGGATCAGTGGCAGAGGCTGATGAGAAATTTAACAGCTTCACcagggaaaacaaaaaacatgtatTGAAGATAAATGAGATTCTAGCCAACGATCCACGTATTGAATCCTCTCTAGTTTCAATTGGGGATGGAGTTACCTTCTGCAGGCGTCtttattag